The Syntrophorhabdales bacterium DNA window CGTACCGTCGATCCTCAAACCTCCCACTGTGACTTTGACTCCCCCGATCAGTTCCTTATCCTCGGTCACTGTGAGCTCCACTTTCTTCTGCAGTCTCTGGCTCAAGGCCTCCTCGATACGGGTTTTGGCATTGCCTGTCAGTGGGTAAGCGGTATAGAGGACACCTTTGACCCGCCCCTCTTTTTCGTCAACGAGGCCGGCGTATTCCTCTTTGACCAGCGGCAAGTACGATATGCGGTTCTTTTCAAGGAGCATCTGGACTGTGCCTGCCACGGCAGGACTCAGCGCAAGGAGACGCACCACTTCTGACAGTAGGTCCTTTCGTTTTGCCATTTCCAGAAGAGGGAGCATGAGTGTAGTCTTAAGCCTTGGCTCTATTTCAACGAGTTCAAGGAGGCTGCCGAGCTCATCCA harbors:
- the atpH gene encoding ATP synthase F1 subunit delta, which codes for MISHSIAKRYAKALFAAGEKDGNYRKYLDELGSLLELVEIEPRLKTTLMLPLLEMAKRKDLLSEVVRLLALSPAVAGTVQMLLEKNRISYLPLVKEEYAGLVDEKEGRVKGVLYTAYPLTGNAKTRIEEALSQRLQKKVELTVTEDKELIGGVKVTVGGLRIDGTIRRQLEILNERIMKE